One Paenibacillus sp. FSL W8-0186 genomic window carries:
- a CDS encoding PepSY domain-containing protein, with translation MRRSKWKKISIAVGVLILLALACFQFGNVLSLASPVSADEARKLVQEKYNGNIVNVTQRDNKYEITLELDTGTYVLEVNRTTGGIENLTRTSQNHLPNSNEETGAPNKDQILTKEDAARIALQKVNGTVDDIDLEQSDGLTYFLVEVEREHTKDAIVQINAISGEVMSITWED, from the coding sequence ATGAGACGAAGTAAATGGAAAAAAATCAGTATTGCTGTAGGAGTGTTGATCCTTTTGGCTCTAGCGTGCTTTCAGTTTGGGAATGTGCTGTCATTGGCCAGTCCTGTATCGGCGGATGAAGCCCGTAAGCTGGTTCAGGAAAAGTATAACGGTAATATTGTTAACGTAACCCAGCGTGATAATAAATATGAAATTACGCTTGAACTGGATACGGGAACATATGTGTTAGAGGTGAATCGAACGACTGGGGGGATTGAAAACCTCACACGAACTAGTCAAAATCATTTGCCAAATTCCAACGAGGAGACAGGAGCCCCCAATAAAGATCAGATTCTGACGAAGGAGGATGCTGCTCGAATCGCTTTACAAAAAGTAAATGGCACGGTAGATGATATTGATCTAGAGCAGTCAGATGGCTTAACTTATTTCCTTGTTGAAGTTGAACGGGAACATACCAAGGATGCGATCGTCCAAATCAATGCCATCTCTGGTGAAGTGATGTCGATTACCTGGGAAGATTAG
- a CDS encoding response regulator transcription factor gives MEKNHILIVEDEEKIARLLELELTYEGYQIGKANDGIEGLRMFREHPWDLVLLDVMLPGVSGIEVLRRIRSGDQSTPVILLTAKDSVEDKVSGLDLGANDYITKPFQIEEVLARIRATLRLHHKQDHVDLDQEWLQVADLKMSEVTREVIRGEDSIELTPREFDLLVFLMKNYRQVLSREQLLNGVWGYDYYGDTNIVDVYIRYLRNKIDKPYDLALIHTVRGVGYVLRDSR, from the coding sequence TTGGAAAAGAATCATATTCTGATTGTTGAAGATGAAGAGAAAATCGCCCGATTACTGGAACTAGAGTTAACGTATGAGGGATATCAAATCGGAAAAGCAAATGATGGTATTGAAGGCTTGCGGATGTTCCGTGAACATCCTTGGGATCTAGTGCTGTTGGATGTCATGCTTCCTGGAGTCAGCGGGATTGAGGTGCTTCGCCGCATTCGGTCAGGGGACCAGAGTACTCCGGTTATTTTGCTGACGGCTAAAGATTCCGTTGAGGACAAGGTATCCGGCTTGGATTTAGGCGCAAACGATTATATAACGAAACCGTTTCAAATTGAGGAAGTATTAGCGCGAATCCGGGCAACATTACGGCTGCACCATAAACAAGATCACGTAGACTTAGATCAAGAATGGCTTCAGGTTGCTGATTTAAAAATGAGCGAAGTGACAAGGGAAGTCATAAGGGGCGAGGATTCCATTGAATTGACTCCACGTGAATTTGATCTGCTCGTTTTTTTGATGAAGAACTACCGCCAAGTGCTTAGCAGAGAGCAGCTCCTAAATGGGGTCTGGGGTTATGATTACTATGGCGATACGAATATTGTTGATGTTTATATCCGCTATTTACGCAATAAAATCGACAAGCCCTATGATCTCGCATTAATTCATACCGTTCGGGGCGTAGGTTATGTGCTGAGGGATTCGCGATGA
- a CDS encoding spore coat protein translates to MHPILEYITGMNKLTDEVIAMDLLINAKSGVRNYAMAVTECITPEIKTVLAKQLEEAIDTHEMILTYMMERNLYHPYNVNEQIQLDLQNIQTAMNIPT, encoded by the coding sequence ATGCATCCAATTTTAGAATATATTACAGGAATGAATAAGCTAACGGATGAAGTCATTGCGATGGACTTGCTTATCAACGCTAAAAGCGGGGTTAGAAATTATGCGATGGCCGTTACAGAATGTATAACCCCTGAAATCAAAACAGTGTTGGCAAAACAACTGGAGGAAGCGATCGATACTCATGAAATGATCCTCACTTACATGATGGAACGCAATCTGTACCACCCCTACAATGTAAACGAGCAAATTCAGTTGGATTTGCAGAATATACAAACCGCAATGAATATTCCGACGTAA
- a CDS encoding M24 family metallopeptidase, with translation MDVQELAIKACQMSKQYLIPGISEKEFAAKCEEIMFSLGAEELWYPMLVNFNANTVYCTRGKHLPSEEVILKDNDIVLVDFSPMAQGRWGDYSETVIVGYSEQFSRLVADAMDIFQSTYAFSRQSDTIGELFRFSKHLIQSKGYQLLDPGGNIGHSIEDFDNQDRRIYISLENEHVNLRGKKWAIEPHIGKDGFGAKFENVIHL, from the coding sequence ATGGACGTTCAAGAACTGGCGATAAAAGCGTGTCAAATGTCGAAGCAATATTTAATACCCGGAATATCCGAGAAAGAATTTGCGGCCAAGTGTGAAGAGATCATGTTCTCTTTAGGTGCAGAGGAACTCTGGTATCCTATGCTTGTCAATTTTAATGCTAACACGGTTTATTGTACGAGGGGAAAGCACCTGCCTTCTGAAGAAGTGATATTGAAGGATAACGATATCGTTTTAGTTGATTTCAGCCCTATGGCTCAGGGAAGATGGGGGGACTACTCCGAGACAGTTATTGTTGGGTATAGTGAGCAGTTTAGTCGATTAGTAGCTGATGCCATGGATATTTTTCAATCGACGTATGCATTTTCGAGACAATCTGATACAATTGGGGAACTTTTTAGATTCTCCAAACACTTAATACAGTCAAAAGGGTACCAACTCTTAGATCCCGGCGGGAATATCGGTCATTCGATTGAGGATTTTGATAACCAGGATAGGCGTATATACATAAGCCTGGAGAATGAGCATGTCAACCTGAGGGGGAAAAAGTGGGCCATTGAGCCGCACATCGGTAAGGATGGATTCGGAGCAAAATTTGAGAACGTGATTCATTTATAA
- a CDS encoding DUF5342 family protein, whose translation MLNNIRIKSMFKNQVHERKQFTLQFKGNSYQGIFHEGKIQWFNPQPQQKVKEVESKVHELLSNHI comes from the coding sequence ATGTTAAACAATATTAGAATAAAATCCATGTTTAAAAACCAAGTTCATGAACGTAAACAATTTACGCTGCAGTTTAAAGGAAATAGCTATCAAGGGATTTTTCATGAGGGGAAAATTCAGTGGTTTAATCCGCAACCGCAACAAAAGGTAAAAGAAGTTGAATCTAAGGTTCATGAACTGTTGTCAAATCACATTTAA
- a CDS encoding spore coat protein — translation MNNDYLDPINALNMPETADTTFAMDFLMRAKEGVRNTAIALTETVSLDARALLRNQLRQGIAMHQEITDLMVRKKWFHPYELNEQYQLDQLSANTSVMIGQMNLFPEDTRRIGMFDRTPDQHMEGDQA, via the coding sequence ATGAATAATGATTATTTAGATCCGATCAACGCCTTAAATATGCCAGAAACGGCCGATACGACCTTTGCTATGGATTTCCTTATGCGCGCCAAAGAAGGAGTAAGAAATACCGCAATTGCCCTTACAGAAACAGTATCCTTGGATGCAAGAGCACTGCTGCGCAATCAACTGAGGCAAGGCATCGCGATGCATCAAGAAATTACTGATCTCATGGTACGCAAAAAGTGGTTTCATCCTTATGAGTTAAATGAGCAATACCAGTTGGATCAGCTTTCGGCGAATACTTCGGTCATGATTGGACAAATGAATTTATTTCCTGAAGATACGCGGCGGATTGGGATGTTTGATCGGACGCCAGATCAGCATATGGAGGGGGATCAAGCATGA
- a CDS encoding ATP-binding protein: MKLRSKINLYTTVVFICLLILINGAIYFTFSRMMYSHELDRAQEEAVKTSKGIQAGSSILPSALLRAYVPINGMLRVVKPDGTPIASVTAADQQELLELPITYHRGELRKIIKFKGVPYAFISMPAIWTAGEVTELQITENLQSTAAILKTLQAVLLIVTLAATVPVLLSIRLLSNFIIQPISSMILTMREIQQSGQFKRIPLPKQSKDELYQLGDTFNDMMDLLEANYEKQEQFVADASHELKTPLTVIEAYASLLKRRGNKDPKLFEESIEAIHSEAKRMIDMTQQLLMHARLDEKWKVEIKDISLPELIEASVRSFRQGYKREIFLDLQFAAMVRTDPQKLKQLLYILLDNAHKYSEAPIQVIVRTEQGKALIEIIDRGIGIPSAEMDKVFDRLYRVDKARTRRTGGFGLGLPLAKDIAAAIGAELRLDSVEGQGTTAQVRLDIVNSL; this comes from the coding sequence ATGAAGCTTAGAAGTAAAATTAATCTGTACACTACCGTTGTTTTTATTTGCCTGCTCATCCTGATCAATGGTGCCATCTATTTCACATTTAGCCGCATGATGTATAGCCATGAATTAGATCGGGCTCAGGAGGAAGCGGTAAAAACGAGCAAGGGAATTCAAGCGGGCTCATCGATTCTTCCAAGTGCATTGCTGCGGGCTTACGTGCCGATAAATGGCATGCTTCGGGTTGTGAAGCCAGATGGTACACCAATTGCTTCGGTGACAGCTGCAGATCAGCAGGAACTTCTTGAACTTCCGATTACATATCACCGTGGAGAGCTCCGCAAAATCATCAAATTTAAAGGAGTGCCGTATGCGTTCATTTCGATGCCTGCGATTTGGACTGCCGGTGAAGTGACTGAACTACAAATCACTGAAAATCTCCAGTCTACAGCAGCGATATTAAAAACACTCCAGGCCGTACTCCTTATTGTTACCTTGGCAGCTACAGTTCCTGTTCTATTATCCATTCGGTTACTGAGTAACTTTATTATCCAGCCCATTTCCTCCATGATCCTTACGATGCGGGAAATACAGCAAAGCGGTCAGTTCAAACGAATTCCTCTTCCCAAACAATCCAAGGATGAACTCTATCAATTAGGAGATACCTTCAATGATATGATGGATCTGCTGGAGGCGAATTATGAGAAGCAGGAACAGTTTGTTGCAGACGCTTCACATGAGTTAAAAACACCGCTAACCGTGATTGAAGCATATGCCAGTCTTTTGAAGCGCAGAGGGAACAAGGATCCAAAGCTGTTCGAAGAATCCATAGAAGCCATACATTCCGAAGCGAAACGTATGATCGACATGACGCAGCAATTGCTAATGCATGCCAGACTGGATGAGAAGTGGAAGGTGGAGATCAAGGACATTTCCTTGCCAGAGTTGATCGAAGCTTCAGTTCGTTCGTTCCGGCAAGGGTATAAGCGGGAAATTTTTTTGGATTTACAATTTGCCGCTATGGTAAGAACGGACCCGCAAAAACTAAAACAATTATTATATATCCTCCTGGATAATGCACATAAATATAGCGAAGCACCTATCCAAGTCATCGTAAGGACAGAACAAGGCAAGGCTCTCATTGAAATTATCGATAGAGGGATCGGTATCCCATCTGCTGAGATGGATAAAGTGTTCGATCGCTTGTATCGGGTAGATAAGGCGAGAACAAGAAGGACTGGCGGATTTGGCCTTGGTCTGCCGCTGGCAAAGGATATTGCAGCCGCAATAGGTGCTGAACTCCGGTTAGACAGTGTTGAAGGTCAAGGTACAACAGCTCAGGTTCGGCTTGATATAGTGAATTCTCTATAA
- a CDS encoding zinc-dependent alcohol dehydrogenase, with amino-acid sequence MKAVTYQGIKNIAVKDVPDPKIEKPDDMIIRMTSTAICGSDLHLIHGMIPNLKENYIIGHEPMGIVEEVGPGVTKLKKGDRVIIPFNIACGDCYYCQNQLESQCDNSNENGEIGAYFGYSDSAGGYPGGQAEYLRVPYANFTHFKIPENCEEPDEKLCLISDAMTTAYWSVDNAGVNNGDTVVVLGCGPIGLLAQKFAWLKGAKRVIAVDYVDYRLQHAKRTNNVETINFEHEQNVGSYLKEITQGGADVVIDAVGMDGKMNDLEFLASGLKLQGGTMSPVVMASQAVRKGGTIQITGVYGGRYNGFPLGDIMQRNINIRSGQAPVIHYMPYMYELITSGKVNPDDIVTHVIPLSEAKRGYEIFDTKTDNCIKVILKP; translated from the coding sequence ATGAAAGCCGTAACTTATCAGGGCATTAAAAATATCGCTGTCAAAGATGTGCCGGATCCCAAAATCGAAAAACCGGACGATATGATCATAAGAATGACCAGTACTGCCATCTGCGGATCGGATCTTCACCTTATTCACGGGATGATCCCCAACCTGAAGGAGAATTATATCATCGGGCACGAGCCTATGGGGATCGTGGAAGAGGTCGGCCCTGGCGTTACTAAGTTAAAGAAAGGCGACCGGGTCATCATCCCGTTTAATATTGCCTGCGGAGATTGTTATTACTGTCAGAACCAGCTGGAGAGCCAATGTGACAATTCCAACGAGAACGGGGAAATAGGGGCTTACTTCGGCTATTCCGATTCAGCTGGCGGCTATCCTGGCGGACAAGCTGAATATCTGCGCGTTCCCTATGCTAACTTCACGCATTTCAAGATTCCTGAGAACTGTGAAGAACCTGATGAGAAGCTTTGTTTGATTTCCGACGCGATGACGACGGCATACTGGAGCGTTGATAATGCTGGAGTGAACAATGGGGACACGGTGGTCGTGCTGGGCTGTGGACCGATTGGGCTTCTCGCTCAGAAGTTTGCCTGGCTAAAAGGAGCAAAGCGGGTAATCGCCGTCGATTACGTAGATTACCGCCTGCAGCATGCGAAACGGACGAACAATGTGGAAACGATTAATTTTGAGCATGAGCAAAATGTCGGCAGCTATCTCAAAGAGATCACCCAAGGCGGAGCCGATGTCGTGATTGATGCGGTCGGGATGGATGGAAAAATGAACGATCTTGAATTCCTGGCCAGCGGCTTGAAGCTGCAGGGCGGGACGATGAGCCCCGTGGTCATGGCCTCCCAAGCGGTCCGCAAAGGTGGAACGATCCAAATTACAGGCGTGTACGGCGGGCGCTATAACGGATTCCCTCTTGGTGATATCATGCAGCGCAATATCAACATCCGTTCCGGACAAGCCCCAGTCATTCACTACATGCCATATATGTATGAGCTGATCACTTCAGGCAAAGTAAATCCAGACGATATCGTAACCCATGTGATCCCGCTAAGTGAAGCAAAGCGCGGATACGAAATATTCGACACGAAGACGGACAATTGCATCAAAGTGATATTGAAGCCGTGA
- a CDS encoding spore gernimation protein GerQ yields the protein MNMQTLAAHEAMELHEMLNFKTLCLAKSKLMQGLVFDQELKDLMQKDVEQSTQAIADLQAIYAKAPFQAPVPKNRPTPILN from the coding sequence ATGAATATGCAAACCTTGGCAGCTCATGAAGCAATGGAGCTTCACGAGATGCTTAATTTCAAAACACTCTGCTTGGCCAAGTCTAAGCTGATGCAGGGCCTCGTTTTTGACCAAGAGCTTAAAGACTTAATGCAAAAGGACGTTGAGCAATCCACGCAAGCCATTGCTGATTTGCAAGCGATCTATGCAAAGGCTCCATTCCAAGCGCCTGTTCCTAAAAACCGCCCCACTCCTATATTAAATTAA